A region from the Aegilops tauschii subsp. strangulata cultivar AL8/78 chromosome 5, Aet v6.0, whole genome shotgun sequence genome encodes:
- the LOC109751003 gene encoding fasciclin-like arabinogalactan protein 7 has protein sequence MEFKAAAFTAAVLAVLLCSPASAQKSPPAPSPVSVSIPPSLAPAPAPAPRYVDLAALLDVAGPFHTFLGYLQKTKVIETFQAQANKTDEGITIFVPKDSAFAALKKSTFSNLTGDQLKTLLLYHAFPKYYPLAQFRNLSSLNPVNTFAGSPYTLNLTDDMGSISVESMWSKPKISSSVYATKPIAVYSINNVLLPMQLFSKDPPLAPAPAPAPESGASDIAPSPGGGKAGAGNGKADSTSAGHVGVANCLGLLAAAAGGLMLLW, from the coding sequence ATGGAGTTCAAAGCGGCCGCTTTCACCGCAGCCGTTCTGGCAGTCCTCCTCTGTTCCCCAGCATCAGCCCAGAAGAGTCCACCGGCGCCCTCGCCGGTGTCGGTGTCAATTCCGCCGTCcctcgctccggcgccggcgccggccccgCGCTACGTGGACCTGGCGGCGCTCCTCGACGTGGCCGGCCCGTTCCACACCTTCCTCGGCTACCTGCAGAAGACGAAGGTGATCGAGACCTTCCAGGCCCAGGCCAACAAGACCGACGAGGGCATCACCATCTTCGTCCCCAAGGACTCGGCCTTCGCGGCGCTCAAGAAGTCCACCTTCTCCAACCTCACCGGCGACCAGCTCAAGACGCTGCTCCTCTACCACGCCTTCCCCAAGTACTACCCGCTGGCGCAGTTCAGGAACCTCAGCTCGCTCAACCCGGTGAACACCTTCGCCGGCTCGCCCTACACGCTCAACCTCACCGACGACATGGGCAGCATCAGCGTCGAGTCCATGTGGTCCAAGCCCAAGATCTCCAGCAGCGTCTACGCCACCAAGCCCATCGCCGTCTACTCCATCAACAACGTGCTCCTGCCCATGCAGCTCTTCAGCAAGGACCCGCCgctggcgccggcgccggcgcccgcGCCGGAGTCGGGGGCGTCGGACATCGCCCCCAGCCCGGGCGGCGGCAAAGCGGGCGCCGGGAACGGCAAGGCGGACTCGACGAGCGCCGGGCATGTCGGTGTCGCGAATTGCTTGGGGCTGCTGGCTGCCGCGGCAGGTGGCTTGATGCTCCTGTGGTGA